TTTACGTCTGTTTATCCGTAGCTTCGAAAGTCTTGCACCGTGTCTCTTCAGCGCCTTTTGGCGCTGCACAAGTGCTTGTTTCATTCGCGATAGTAGTGACAGAGCGATCCTTAAACAATTCGTCAAGAGGCGGAACCGGACGTCGGACAGGGCATGTACGGGCTCTTACTCCGCCAGTCCTAACGCCCTGTAGGACCTTGGCTGTACGGACCAACTGGCAAGCGAGAAAGCATTCAGGGATGAGCTGCGAGTGCGAACGACTAGCTACCGCTACAGTCTTATGGAAATCTCTAACGTGGGATTGATTTGAGGCTACGCGTTGTTTCGGATTCCCCGTTCGTGCTACCGAGGAATTGTCCCAAGCACCCCTAATCGCTAGCATCCCTGTTAGAGATCGCTAGCTGAAGACCCTAGATTTTAGGCCATCGAGTGTCGAAACCTGAGTTGTTCAGTCTGGGATCCTGGCAGATTCGTCCGGCCGGCAGTCGTGAGTCGGATAAAAAAAACGAAGGAGAAAATATGAAAGTCCAAGTCCGTTTTCTGTTCTTTGTCGCCGTCCTGCTGGCCATCACGCTTCCGGTATTTTCTCGCGAAGTCAAGACCGACTACGACCACCACGCAAATTTTTCGCAATACAAGACCTACTCTTGGGGCAAGATCGAGACACCGAATCCTCTCTGGGATGACCGCATTAAGGAGGCGGTAAACAGGGAGTTGGCAAAGAAAGGCTGGACAGAGGTTCCGTCGGATGGGGATGTGACGATTATGGCAGTAGGCAC
This is a stretch of genomic DNA from Terriglobales bacterium. It encodes these proteins:
- a CDS encoding DUF4136 domain-containing protein, yielding MKVQVRFLFFVAVLLAITLPVFSREVKTDYDHHANFSQYKTYSWGKIETPNPLWDDRIKEAVNRELAKKGWTEVPSDGDVTIMAVGTTHERPTLRTFYDGFPGWRWGGFGEATTYVDNYEVGSLVVDMFDSRSKRLIWRGSATDTVPDKPAKALKDLDKSVEKMFDHFPPSI